One genomic region from Clarias gariepinus isolate MV-2021 ecotype Netherlands chromosome 22, CGAR_prim_01v2, whole genome shotgun sequence encodes:
- the dazap2 gene encoding DAZ-associated protein 2, translating into MNNKGSYPQQTLYPQQSTAPIYPPAMQVPPPQVPPYTDAPPAYSEIYQPRYMHPPQVTGQLPPITTAYPATQMFVPMPQTVPVGAMAPNVPMGYYPMGPVYPPGSTVLVEGGFDAGARFGPGSSASIPPPPPGHAPNAAQLAAMQGANVMMTQRKSNFFMGGSGGGYTIW; encoded by the exons ATGAACAACAAAG GGTCATATCCACAACAGACCTTGTATCCTCAGCAGAGCACAGCACCCATATACCCTCCCGCTATGCAAGTGCCACCACCCCAGGTACCCCCATACACAGATGCCCCTCCTGCCTATTCTGAG ATCTATCAGCCACGGTATATGCACCCACCCCAGGTTACTGGCCAGCTACCTCCAATAACCACTGCATACCCTGCAACTCAGATGTTTGTGCCCATGCCCCAGACCGTGCCAGTTGGCGCAATGGCCCCTAATGTTCCCATGGGTTACTACCCCATGGGACCTGTGTATCCTCCAGGCTCCACAGTCCTAGTGGAAGGAGGATTTGATGCTGGAGCTCGATTTGGCCCTGGCAGCTCTGCTTCCATACCT CCCCCTCCTCCTGGACATGCTCCAAATGCAGCGCAGTTGGCAGCAATGCAGGGTGCAAATGTGATGATGACACAACGCAAGAGCAACTTCTTCATGGGTGGTTCAGGAGGGGGTTACACTATTTGGTAA